The genomic region CATCGACTGGGCCGTCGAGCTTCTCCTGATCGGCAATATCGCGATCATCTACCGAACGATCGCCGCGCGCCGCGAGGCGAGGATGTACGTCTCCTTGTGGTATATCGGCGGAACCGTCATGTGGATCGCGATTATGTATGCCATCGGAAACGTAATATGGCATCCATTTACAACGACTTTAGCGAACGGCCAAATCCAATATTCGGGCAGCCTGACCGGCCTTGACGACGCGGTTTGGAACTGGTTTTACGGACATAACGTTTTCGGTTTGTACATCACGACCGGCGGCATCGGGATCGTTTACTACCTTGTCCCAAAGCTGGTAAAGCGTCCGATTTACTCGCACACCATGTCCCTGATCGGTTTCTGGACGATCGTGCTGATGTACGCGCCCACAGGACAGCACCACCTCCTGCAAGGACCGATCCCTAACTGGCTCAAGGTCTACGCCATCATCGGTTCCGTCGGACTGATCGTTCCTGTCTTCACACAATCCACCAATATCTTTATGACCATGCGAGGCGCTTGGGGGGCGATGATTGAGAACATCCCGCTGCGCTTCGTATTGACCGGGTCGTTCTTTTACCTCGCGGTCTCCATTCAAGGCTCCATCCAGTCGCTGATGGTCGTGAACCGCTTCGTGCATTTCACGCAGTGGGTCGTGGCTCACGCGCATTTGGCGCTTCTAGGAGGATTTGGCTTCTTGAGTTCGGGAGCCATGCTTTACATGGTCCCTCAGATCTCACGCAGGCCGCTTTGGAGCCGCAATCTTGCGGATGCTCAATACTGGCTGATGTTGCTCGGCCTTACAGGCTTTTTCTGGTCGCTGACCGCAGCCGGCTTGGCGCAGGCAAGTTCTTGGATCGGCGAAGGCCAGCAAGTCGTCAAGGCCTTGGACGTGGTAAAGCCCTATTTCTTCCTTCGCTCCTGGTTTGGCGGCATGATCTGGGTGGGAGCGCTCCTGCAGGTCGCCAACCTTTATATGACGCTCCGCTCGCCCGCGCCGAGCGCGGCTATCGAACGAGCCGGCTCCTTGAAAGACTTACAAGAGATATCTCCCACAGGCGCGGCGATGATGAACGCTGAGCGAGGTTTGGCGGAATGAAGATGACTCCCTTCGTAATCGTGACGGGCTCCACCCTGATCCTATTCGGCGTCATTCTGGCGAACATTGCGGCGCCGTCCTGGGTGTTTCGGCCGCTTCCCAGCGCCAACGCCGCGCCCTATACGCCTCTGCAGCTGGAAGGGAGAGCATTGTATGTCAAGAACGGCTGCGTTTACTGTCATTCTCAGGAGACGCGCCCGATGGACTGGGGGGTCGGAAGCGGTGAGGCGGCGCAGCCAGGCGACTACGCCTATGACTCCCCGCACCTGATCGGCAGTTCGCGTACCGGCCCGGACCTCTTTCGTGAGGGTGGGTATCATACCGACGATTGGCACTGGGCGCACTTTGAAAATCCCCGATACACGAGGCCACAGTCGATCATGCCTTCGTTCAAGTATATCCGAGGACACGAACGATCGGCGCTCATCGCCTATGTTCAGTGTTTGGGAGGCCGCCGAGGAGAGTCCCGCGCGGAGGAGCAGGGAAGCCTCAAACCCAGGCTCATCGCATACTATGCGAAAGGCCCAGCCGACAACGTTGCTTATCTGAATAAAACGATTCCCAAACAATGGCTGGAGATGCCCAACCCCGTCCCAGCTTCTCCCGGCTCGATCGAGCGCGGCCGCGTCGTCTACGCGGCGTTTTGTACCGGCTGCCACGGGGCCTACGGCGATGGGCGAGGCGCGGCGAAACCTTATCTCAATCCTCCGCCCATGGACTTCACTCTGGTTCAAGCCTCTGGAGCGAATCCGAGTTCTGGGCAGCGCGGCTTCCATTTCAACCCGAGCAAGAACAAAGTCAGCACTCTGAACAACGGCGCGATTTACTACGCAGTTCTTTACGGTTTACCAGGAAGCGCCATGCCGGCGTTTAAAGGCCAATTGGAATCGGAAAAAATATGGGACGTGGGCAACTACATTGGCGCTTCATTCATGGCCTGGAAGAAGCAGGAATACAAAGGGAGATACGACGAACTAGCGCGTTCATGGGATTTTGTCCCTTGCTCCGCCGTCCGAGTAGCGCAGACAAATGCAGGACGAAATACTCAAAAATGGCAAACCCAGGGACGCCATCCAGGGTAAACGCCCCGTATGCAAGAGAAAAATAACAGGATAAAATATGCGCCGTATCGATTTCGGAGACAGGAAAACATGGATGGTCATCACCGCGCTTTTCGCAGCAACCATCCTGATCGCACTCATCGCCTATACGGCGCCGCGCGGACGCGTAGCGGATCAGCCGGTAATTCATATTTACTGACATATCCGCTGCCGCATGAACAACCCAACGACCTCACTCAGAAAGATTTTCGAGATGGGCTCGGTGAACCTCTTGGAACTCGTTGACGAGCTTCAGTATCTGAGCGATGCGCGGGCCGCGCAGGGAGTAGCAGTGGGAAGCTCCATCTCGTGTGGACTTGACAACACCCGCCCGGCTTAAGATTGTCAGGTGTTGCGAGACATTGGGCTGGAGCAGTCCCAGATCATGCGCTATCTCCCCTACGGTACGCTCCCGTTCCGTGAGCAATTCAACAATCTTCAAACGGGTTGGATTTGAGAACGACGAAAATAACTCCACCGCAAATTCCAGCGTACCATCCGACATCGGAGCACTCGTATCGATACTATCCGCCTGTTTACTCAAATCCTTTTCATCTCCTGCCGCATCGTTCTGGCGAAACTCGCC from Capsulimonas corticalis harbors:
- a CDS encoding cbb3-type cytochrome c oxidase subunit I, whose amino-acid sequence is MPGRIFRFLRRWLDRPDSAALHGLISGSVWFVIGTTIGLIMSHELTLPDLFAGIPPLVFSRLRPAHVNMMLFGFLSTTFFGAWYYLTPRLCQTSLRGNRGANLLLFLWNITIAAGTIALLSGDTQGKEYSEYPWYIDWAVELLLIGNIAIIYRTIAARREARMYVSLWYIGGTVMWIAIMYAIGNVIWHPFTTTLANGQIQYSGSLTGLDDAVWNWFYGHNVFGLYITTGGIGIVYYLVPKLVKRPIYSHTMSLIGFWTIVLMYAPTGQHHLLQGPIPNWLKVYAIIGSVGLIVPVFTQSTNIFMTMRGAWGAMIENIPLRFVLTGSFFYLAVSIQGSIQSLMVVNRFVHFTQWVVAHAHLALLGGFGFLSSGAMLYMVPQISRRPLWSRNLADAQYWLMLLGLTGFFWSLTAAGLAQASSWIGEGQQVVKALDVVKPYFFLRSWFGGMIWVGALLQVANLYMTLRSPAPSAAIERAGSLKDLQEISPTGAAMMNAERGLAE
- a CDS encoding cbb3-type cytochrome c oxidase subunit II → MKMTPFVIVTGSTLILFGVILANIAAPSWVFRPLPSANAAPYTPLQLEGRALYVKNGCVYCHSQETRPMDWGVGSGEAAQPGDYAYDSPHLIGSSRTGPDLFREGGYHTDDWHWAHFENPRYTRPQSIMPSFKYIRGHERSALIAYVQCLGGRRGESRAEEQGSLKPRLIAYYAKGPADNVAYLNKTIPKQWLEMPNPVPASPGSIERGRVVYAAFCTGCHGAYGDGRGAAKPYLNPPPMDFTLVQASGANPSSGQRGFHFNPSKNKVSTLNNGAIYYAVLYGLPGSAMPAFKGQLESEKIWDVGNYIGASFMAWKKQEYKGRYDELARSWDFVPCSAVRVAQTNAGRNTQKWQTQGRHPG
- a CDS encoding ArsR/SmtB family transcription factor, which encodes MNNPYTLKSSPFRWKKRCRVRRRLWRDTRACVCCGWDSSALSGQYYSSANSAISEVSSMPLAAGILMQRGEFRQNDAAGDEKDLSKQADSIDTSAPMSDGTLEFAVELFSSFSNPTRLKIVELLTERERTVGEIAHDLGLLQPNVSQHLTILSRAGVVKSTRDGASHCYSLRGPRIAQILKLVNEFQEVHRAHLENLSE